AAATAAGGACGCGTTTCTTCTTGAGGTACATATGGAGCAAGCGTCATCAGACCATCAACCCGAAGATTTTGTAGTCGTAAGAGGTGATCATAGAAACCAGGTACATCATCTCGAGGGATGCCGCCTTTATTCTCCTCTCCTGCAACATTTACTTCAATAAAAACAGGCATCAATTTTCCTGCATTCTGTGCTCTCTTGTTGATCTCTTTGGCAAGTTTAAGAGAATCAACACTCTGGATAACATCAAAGAGTTGTACTGCCAATTTTACTTTATTTGTTTGGAGATGGCCAATCATATGCTTTACTACGGGAATATGATGTTGTCCTTGCTCTAGGTGGGGAAACTTATCATGTGCTTCTTGCACCGTGTTCTCTCCAATATGGTGAATTCCTAAGGCAAGGGCTTCATTAACGGTTGTTGCAGAAATCGTTTTTGTTGCTGCAAGCAGCGTCACGGTAGAGGACTCTCTGCCAACCTTTTGACAAGCGCCAGAAATCCTTTCATTGAGAGAGGTTATATTCTCCTTGAGTCCCATACGATCATCCAAAGTGAAGATCTATATAAAATTATCTTTGGATAGTACGGATAGTACGTATTACGTATGGAGGAGGAGCACCCTCAGGTCGCTAGAAAAACTAAATATTTATAAATGCTCTACCAACTTTTCGGTTTTTATTCGAGAGGTAAGTACGATGTTTCATCATTATCACATACAGAACCCTGAAAACCCCGGTATTGATTACCATGTCTTTGACCGTGGAAGAACAAATCCAGTTGTTACACTTATTGGTAGGGCTACACGTATCGGACCTCCTGCAATCGATGACCCTGATCAGCAATTGTATGGAACAATCTCTTTTGATTTTAGTGGTCTACCATGCGAAAAGGTGTTGCGTATGCTTCAGAATTATCGTGATACTGGTATCCTGCTCTTTCCAGATACGCCTACAACAAAGGCGTTACTTGGGCCTCGTGTTCGGTGGACGGTCTATTTTGATCCCTATCCTGCCTTCGATACACTTGACAACCCTCAGGAACCAAGGCCTGCTACGTTTTTAACAACCGCACAAAAAATGTTTTCCTTTTATGCTGATCGTGTTAAGCTCAAGGAGCACCTTCATACTATGGGAAGTTATTCTCCTTTACGTCCAGAGATAGTTCATCGTAGAACTCCGTACAACATTATTCATGATTTTCTTCATAGAACTAATCAAGGCTCATCCCCAGACTCCTCGAAAAAAACCAGAGACGGGGAGCATATCCCGGGAGCAAGTACTCATGCTTCGCTCGAGCAAAGAGTTGACCTTCCTGGACGATTTCTGGATGCTTCACTTCTTCTCCCACTTCTTCTTCCTTCTTCTCACTATCTTCGTAATTAATAGCTCTTAGAGTTGAATCCCTTCTTCCTTAATGGTATTTAATACCAGCAATGTTTCTGTCCGTTCGACAAAATCATAGGTCTGTATCTTCTTGAGAAAATTGTCCATATTTCTTCTGTTTTTAAATCGGGCAAGAATAGTAGCATCAAACTGGCCCGTATGGTCGTAAACTGCATAGACATTCGGATTTGTTGCGATTTGCTTTTCGACTTGAAATAACTTCCCTTTTGAAACACGAAGCTCTATAATGACATGAATATCATAATCCAGTTTATCATAATCAATAAGAGCACTGTATCGTTTAATAACACTTTCTTGCTCCAGGCGTTGGATGCGCTTCATGACGGTTGCCACAGACACATGGATGCGTTGAGCAATTTGGCGATAGGACAAGCGTGCATGTTGTTGGAGCACCTGGATGATTGCTTTATCAATGTCGTCTATATCCATAGAAAACCCTCCTTACGTGCCTTCGGACATATCCATTTGTTTATTTTGAAAGCAATTTGTGCGTATAATTTGGACGAATATTTAAAATTTTCTTTTTTTATAAACATTTGTATACTTTTTTTTCAATTAAATATATATATGTATCACTTTTCCAGATGCTATTCCTTTTCCTACGCTGGTGGGTTGCAACTGGTTGCGAGCATGCAATGAATGGACAGGAGGAGGAGGGGGCAGACCATGGAAGAAACAACAAAGAAAAACCAAGACATTCTTGAACGCGTGAAGAAAGACAATGTTCGTTTTATTCAGCTCCAATTTACTGATATGTTTGGCATTGTCAAATCAGTAGCCATTACCGTAGAACACCTTCCTGATTCATTAACCTATGGAACCTGGTTTGATGGTTCATCTATCGAAGGATTTACCCGCATTCATGAGAGCGATATGTATCTGAAACCAGATCCCGAGACGTATGCCCTCATGCCATGGATTTCGACACCTTCGGGAAATACAGCTCGATTTATCTGTGATGTCTATCTTCCCGATGGAAAGCCGTTTGAGGGAGATCCACGATTTATTCTGAAGAAGGCTATGGCAGAAGCGAAAGCACTGGGCTTTGTGTACAATGTTGGCCCTGAACTCGAGTTTTTTCTCTTTAAAAGGGATAATGGGTTAAAAACACTTCCCCATGATACCGGAGGATATTTTGATCTGAACACTGATCAAGCCCATGTTATTCGTGCTGAGATGGTCAATGCACTTGAGAGTTTTGGTATCCAAGTTGAGGCAGCGCATCATGAGGTTGCCCTTGGTCAACACGAGATCGATTTTCGCTATAACAATGCATTGAAAACAGCTGATAATGCCATAACGCTTCGTTTTGTGCTCAAGGCTATTGCCCAAAAATATGATCTTCATGCAACCTTTATGCCCAAGCCCATTCGTGGGATTAATGGTTCAGGGATGCATGTCCATCAAAGCTTCTTTGATGTTACTGAAAAAGAGAATCTCTTTTATGACCCAAAAGACAAGTATAAATTATCCAAGATAGCTTATCAGTTTATTGCCGGTCAATTAGCGCACGCACGTGGTATGTCGGCAATTATTTCTCCGACAGTTAATTCCTACAAGCGTCTTGTTCCTGGCTATGAGGCTCCGGTTTATATCTGCTGGGCACGGATTAACCGTTCAGCTCTTATACGAATTCCCCAATACTTTACAGGGAAGCATCTTGCAACACGATGTGAATTACGATGTCCAGATCCAAGCTGTAACCCTTATCTTGCATTTGCCGTTATGCTCAAGGCAGGCTTGGATGGAATCCAGCGTTCATTACCGGTGTCAGAACCTCTTGAAGAGAATATCTATCATCTTGACAATGTAGCACGGATTCAGAAGAATGTAGAAACATTGCCAGAATCCTTGGGAGAAGCTTTGAAGATCTTCCAAACCGATAGCGTTATTAAAGATGCGCTTGGAAAACACACCACTGAGCAGTACATTGAAGGAAAGCAGGCAGAGTGGGATGACTACCGCTTGCACGTGAGCCAGTGGGAGCTTGATAGGTATCTTGATGTCTACTAAAAGTACTCAGAAAAAGCACCGTCATATGAAACAGTTAAGACGTCTCTACCTAGCGAGAGGGCTCACCTCATATGCCCCTAGCATTGACCAAACCCTTGGTGCTGAAGATTTCTTTACCCCTGAGGATCTTCTCGAAGATGAATAAAAATCGCTTTTTCTTTTTTGTTTTTTCTTTTCTTTAGTTTTTCACGCCTACTTTTGTTATTTTTGACAGCTCCATCCAAAAATTCGTTACCGTTCAGGCTAGCAGCTTCAAAATTCTTGACCGGTGATGTGAAAGGGCTATGTTCCCGTAGGGAGCCACCCCTCATAACGCCCGTGATCATGTATGGAATTGAATTTTGACTTGAGGCTGCTAGCCCTTTTTCTGGATGGAGCTATTTTTGACGTAACTCTTTTATATTCCAGAGGGAATACTTCTCCTATGAGGAGACCTGATTATAAACAATTTTCACGAATGATAAGATCCTTGGAGGACGATACTGAAGATCGTTATCTTGCTGCTGCTTTGGGAAAAGTTTATGGCTTTAGTGAACCTGAAGCTCGAGAACTTTTGCGTCTTAGTCTTGAAGTGGATGATCATAGAGTAATATCTACCTTAAAGAAAGTACTTTTTGATATTGATAGTGCATATCCGAAAACACTTCGACGATTCAGAGAGGAGCTCCAGTGTTACGAATCTGTTGCAGCATCTGCAGCTTCAAGTCCTTTAGTTCAACGAGTTCGTGAAAGAGAGATAGATGATGATTCTCTTGAACAAGCACTTCTTGACGTACATGCGCCTATTGATCCAGATTCAGAAACTCCAGTGGGATCGATTTCCTGGGGTCTTGCCAAGAGAGACCTCAGCAGTGTAGTTGATCTGTGGGATGATATTGGCGTGGCTCATTTGAAAGAAGTTACTGATTACTTAGAACACCTCTTTTCTGATGCAGGCCCTGAAATGACCACAACGTTTGTGAAAGCCTTTGTCGAAGAAATTAGGCGGGCAGAAATAGCCCTTATTTTTGAAACACCTGAATCAAAACAATTCTCATTAATGGAACGCACTGTTGCACGTGCGTTGTTTGAATGCGGTTCAGCAATTCCACCACTTCTTCAAAACGTGGATAGGTATCGTCCTTCCTATGTTGAGCTCAATGATCGACACAAGCTCGTCATTTTTCAAACCCTTCCGTTAACAGTCTATAGAGATAGTTTCTCTGTGTGCTATACTGCTGAAAGGACAAGAGCAGTTGAGGAAGCTGGAATTGACCTTAAGCACCTTGTTGAACTTGTTCGTGCAGCACCAAGTGAAGTTTCTTATGAACTCCTTGATCTCTGTGCCCAAAGACCGCAAGTAATAGTTCCCCATATAACACTCAAGCGTCACGGAATTACACCGCGTCAGTATGTTGATTTTCTGTTAACTACGCATGATGAGCCTTGGATTTCTGATGGCCACCCGAAAACATTTGGCGACACTGTTGCTGAGTTTTCTCAAGGTTCTCGGGCACGCGCAGCTTCATTTATTGTTGAACATGGAGCAGAGCTTGTAGGAATCCCTGATGCAAAGGCTGTTGCTGATATCCTTAGAGATTATACTGAGGCGAGTATCCTTTTGGGAGACTACCTCGGTGCAGTTAGAGCCAATCAACAACAGAGGGGACAGCTCTTACTCAAGATTGGACAAGCTGCTCCTGATGCTCCTCTTTTAAAGAATCTTCGAACTCTGTTGCGAACTACTCCTGAAAGTGGAGTCGCTGATATCCTTCAGGGATATGAGGGAGCAGACCGAACATTAGACCCGAAGGGTCTTGAAAGAAGACTTGGAAAATGTCGATCTTCTGCCTCGGTTTCAGAAAGAACAATACCAAGAGAGTATATTCCATGGCAGGATCTGGCAAGCCAAACTCTTGAAGGAGTCCCTCGAACCAGAGATGTCTTTCAAAGAGCTTTTGATCAGCTTGAACCACAGGATCAGCACCAGCTTCGCAATATATGGAGAACTGAACGTGCATCACTCGAAACATTTTGTGATCATGTCGATCGATTTTACCCTGCGCCTAGTTACCGCTTAGTTCTAGGATCCCATACTCTTTTCACCGCTTATAAGAGCAGATTACGGATGCAAGATCCTAGGCTTACCGATGCTCTTACGGCAGTATGTAGTGCTGAGATTTCAAATCCTTTTCCTTTGCTCTACCAAGCCCTTTGTCCAGAGGTTGCTGAAGAAGAGTTACCAAGCGCTACGCTTCTATCAGAGCAGGATCATAAGGCAAGACAAAAAATACGTTGTTCTCGTTTATTAGTATGGGGTGGCCAATATAAGACAGAGGCAAGATCTCGGATCGAATCTGCTATTCCTGGGTTACCGGTGGTGATCATGGACGACTATAATCGTCGACGAGAGATTAAAATTATTCGAGACGGAGATGGGGTCATCACAGTCACTACTTCCATCAGCCACCCGCTCTACACAGCCGTTAAGCAACATTGTAAAACGAATGGTATTCCTTATGCTGATCATCACCAATCTGGCGTTGATTCGTTGCTTGCGATGATCACTACCTCTGTAGAAAAAGCTTGAAATCTCCCAACCTGCATGCGTGTATAACGAGCAAAACCTTTAAATAGTAACACGTTATGCTTTTGAGAAAAAGGAGAGCATCAGTGATGACCAAAATTTTGAAGATTGAAGCAAAAGGTTTCAAGTCCTTTGCAAATAAAACAGAACTTCTCTTCGGGGATTCGTATAACTGTATCCTAGGGCCTAATGGTTCTGGTAAGTCTAATGTCCTTGATGCGCTCTGCTTTGTTTTGGGAAAAGGGTCTGCAAAAGGTTTAAGGGTTGAGAAGGCAGCGAACCTTATTTACAATGGTGGTAAAAAGAAGCAGCCTGCAAAGGAAGGTGAGGTTGCTATCTATTTTGATAATGAAAAAAAGGAATTCCCACTGACTGATACGGTTATTAAAATCTCTCGTTTAATCAAACAGAGTGGTCAAAGCAAGTACCTGATTAACAATCAGGTACGGACACGACAACAAATCCTTGACCTTCTTGCCAGTGCAAAAATAAATCCTGATGGATATAATATCATTCTCCAAGGAGATATTGTTCGCTTCTGTGAGATGTCTCCAGAAGAGCGTCGAAAAATCATTGAGGAAATTGCCGGGATTTCTATTTATGAAGAAAAAAAGGAAAAAGCACTGCGAGAGCTTGAAAAGGTTGATGGAAAGCTGACTGAGGCGGATATTGTTCTTGCTGAGAGAAAAACCTACTTACAGGAACTCAAAAAAGATCGTGATCAGGCATTAAAGTACAAAGATTTGAAGAACAAGATTGACAGCAATCGGGCAACCTTGCTTTACCATGAGATGAGCAAGCGGCAGAAGAAACTTACTGCCATTGAAGAAGAACTGAGAGGATATGCCACTCGTATGAGCGAGCTCCAAAAAGAGATAAGCAATAACAAAGCTGCAATTCAAGAAAAAAAGGATGCTATTGAGGCCATTAACAAGGAAGTTGAGGAAAAAGGAGAAAAGGAACAGGTAGTGATCCACAAACAGGTTGAGCAATTAAAGATTGATATTGCTACAGGTAAAAACAGAGTTGATTCTTGTCAGAACGAAATTAACCGTATTAATCAGAGAAAACAGCAGCTCCAGCAAAATCTCAATGAACTTGAGCAAAAAACAACAACCTTGCGGAACGAGCAGAAAGATATTGAAGAGAGAATTAAGAAAAAAACGACAGAGCTTGATGCGATAACCAAGGCTCTTGAAGAATTTAAGAAAAAAAATAAAATTAATGATGCAGGAACACTGGAACAAGATATTGAGGCCTTAGATAAAGAAGCAGAAGAAAGGCAAGGAGTTATCCATAAACTGCGAGAAGAGCAGCAAGAATATGTGCGTGAAAAAGACAGGCTTGAATTTCAGGTTCAAAGTGTTGATGAACGAATAGCTAAAGTTGTGGAGGTTCAAAAGCAACACACTGCGCAACTTGATGAACTAAAGGTAAAAAAGGAGCGTTTTAAGGCATGTACCCTTGAACTCAATAAATGCTTGAATGAGGATTCACTGCTGGCATCACAGACCGGGTCTGCACGACAAAAACTTCTCCAGGTTAAGGAGGAATTAGCGAAGCTTCAGGCACGGAATGCAACCATTATGGAGAATATTGCCGGAGGAACTGCTATTCAGCGAATCCTTGCATTGCGAAAAAGCCAGGAAGGGATCTATGGAACGGTTTCAGAACTTGGAAATGTCCAGAGCAAGTATGCACAGGCTCTGGAAGTAGCAGCCGGGCCAAAAATCAAAAGTATTGTTGTTGAAACTGATAAAATCGCTGCAGATTGTATCAAGTTTTTACGCACGAATCGACTTGGTGTTGTTACCTTTCTACCACTTAATAAAGTAACTGCTCCTCATGAAACAGATGCTTCCTCATTAACTAAAACTCAAGGAGTCCATGGTTTAGCGGTTAGTCTTGTATCCTACCAGCCTAAGTTTAAGAAAATCTTTTCCTATGTTTTTGGCAGTACTCTTGTTGTTGACACTATTGATGTTGCACGCCGTATTGGTGTTGGCAAGGCACGAATGGTAACCTTAGATGGAGACCTTCTTGAATTAAGTGGAGCAATGCAGGGAGGTTATCGTGACAAAAAGCGCCTTATGGGCTTTCAGGAAAGCGAGATTACAGCTGATATTACCAAATACGAGCGTGACGAAGCAGAACTTACTGAGAGAATGCATACGTATGAACAACGGAGAACGCACATCCAAAATGAAATTTCGCGATTACGTGAAGAGAAAGCAACCCATGAAGGTGAGATTATCAAGATGGAGAAAAGCCTGCATCTTGAATCAGGTGATCTGGACGTCAGCAAGAAGCTTAAAGAGGAGTTCCTTGCAAAGGTTGGTGCCTTGGACAAGAATATTGATGCAGTCCAGCGAAAGATTTCTGATGAAAACAAGCATTTAGCACAGCTAAAAATCAAGAAACAGCAGTTGAGAACGCAAGTGAGCGAGATGAGAAGTCCAGCCTTACTTGCACAATTGAATACCTATGAACAAAAAAAGCAGGAATTGCGTGAAGGAATCCAAGAGCTTCATGGTGAGCTTAAAAATATTGATACCCAGACAAAAACTATTCTTGGGCCTGAACAGGAAAATATTCTCAAGATTTTAAAACAACACAAAAAAGAAGAGGAAGGATTCCTTGTGGAAATGGAGCAAACCAAATCACTCATTCTCAAGCAGGAGAAGGACTTAAAAGATAAAGAGAAGAGTGAGCAAGAGTTTTATGCACAATTCAAACAGCTCTTCACCAAACGAAATAAAGTTAGTGAAGCTCTTCGAAGCCTGGAAAACGAGCTTACGGGACGTGAAGAGCAAATAAGAAGCGTTGAGCTAAAGAACAACATGGTTTCACTTGAAAGTGCTCGACTCAAAGCAGAGCTTGCCGGATACCACGAAGAGCAAAAACAGTACAAAGATGCGGTTGTTCAGCCAGAAAAGCCACTTGATGAATTGAAACGTGAGATTAGTGAATTTGAAAAGATGGTTGCTGACATTGGTAATGTGAATTTGCGTGCGCTTGAGGTTTACGATGCAATTGAACGGGAATATCAAGGACTTCTTGAAAAGAAAGATATTCTCCTCAAGGAGAAGGTTGATGTTGTCAATATGATGAAAGAGATAGAAGATAAGAAAAAATCTTTATTCATGAAAACGTATGAGGTCATTGTTGGAAACTTTAAAAATATCTTTTCTGCATTGACCTGGAAAGGAGAGGCCTTCTTACACCTCGAGAATGAGGAAGATCCGTTTGTAGCTGGCGTTCGTTTCCAAGTACGAATCTCTGGAAAAAAATTCTTGGATATTCGTAGCCTTTCGGGCGGTGAAAAGACCTTAACTGCCCTTGCCTTTATCTTCGCTATTCAGGAGCATGAACCTGCATCATTTTATGTTCTTGATGAAGTTGATGCTGCCTTAGACAAGCATAACTCAGAGAAGTTTGCAAAACTTATTCGAAAGTATGCCAATGGTGCTCAGTACATTATTATTTCCCATAATGATGCCGTCATTAGTGAAGCTGACAATCTCTATGGGATTTCTATGAATGAGCATGGGATGAGCAAAGTAGTTAGTCTAAAGATTTAACACGTCGATCTATCGATGTTGGTTCTATCATTCTGAAATAAGATTGGCATAGAAAACTTTGACTAAATGATCTTTCCAAAGAAGCTTCCCAAAAGTTTGTTAGCTAAGAAGAAAATAATTATAGAGCAGATAATAAATATGGGAATATACTTCCATCCTTCCTTGACATTTCCGTACTTAATTACTGATACCATCATGCCTGAAAAGAGTGAGGTTAGGAAGAGCGATGCATAAACAAAAATGGCAAAATCATCCTGTGTTAATATCGGCTCACTGAAATTAATTGGGAGCGAACTGACGCTTGTTGTTTCAGGTACAATAACACTTCCCATAACATTATGGATGACTCCCAAAATCTGGGAGGCTAGTCCAAAGAGAATTGGTGCGGCTACCACGGCAGCGAAACTAATAAAGATAATGTACGTGGTAACATTCGCGCTCATCTCTTGTTTCATGATCCTCGATTCTTGGATATTAGAGGCAATTTTGTTCAACAGATCGCCGACTTCACCACCTGCTTCGATACCCTCGATAAGAATGTGAACAGATTGCTTAATTATATCGGAATCATATTTATCTGCAAATTGGGTAAGCGCTACTTTAAGATCAACACCGGTTAATGTTTCTTTAGCCACAATCTCAATCTCTTTCGCGAGAATACCAAAACGTGGGCGGACTGCATACCAGAGTGCTTTATCAATGGTCATTCCTGCACGGATATTGGCAGAGGTTAACTGTAAAAAGTCAGGAAAGACTTCTTCAATTTGCAGCCTTCGTTGATACATGAGGAGGTCAACATAAATGTACAGGAAGGTGTATATGAGAAATACAAAAAAAACCGCTAATGCAACCCAGCCTATGATAAAAAAGAACACAATAAGACCTGCTGAATAATACTGAGTAGCGTCTGCTTTGAAGAGAACAAGAAGAATGGCAAGCGCTCCTAAAATGATACTGGCAAGAATAACGCGTTTGTTGAGTGCACCTTCTTCTATAGTCAGGCCTGCCTTTTCTAAGTACGATCGCAGCATTCGTTTTATCTGCGATTTTGTTTTCTTTTCCTTCTTTGGCTTCTCTTCTTGGAGGTTTTCTTTTGGGACTGGCTTGTGAAACTTTTTGAAGTGGTCTAAGGGATTCATGGTGAGGCTCCTAAAACTGTACTGCTGGTCTCTGGGCCTTGACGACCGAGACAAAGATGAATTGAACAAAGCCAACAAATCCTGCAAACATTAAAAAAACGGGAAGGGAAATTTGAAGTCCAATAAAGGTAGAAAGGATAAGGAAGATGGTCGCTCCTAAGGAAGGCATGATTATCGCGAACATAAGATAAAACATGGCAAGTGGGTTTAACTTCCTTCCATAGGCACTTACTTCAATTCGTTGTTCTTGCACAACCTGATCGATAACAGAGTTTAATGATTTTGAGATATCACTCCCTGTTTTTAAGGAATTTAAAATCTGCCACAGAATCTTTCGTAGATTTGCTGAAGGAGTTATTTCAGTTTCTTCATTAATGGCTTCCTCGAGCGACGTCCCTAAATCTACTTTGTCCACGATTCGCTTAAAACTTTGTCCTATGGCTTTGTAATGCTGTGAAGCATTGACCAGAGCATTGTACAAGGGAACGCCTGATTCCAATTCAATGATCAGAAATCTGCCTGCAAAAACAATCTCTTTTCGTATCTCTTTGTCGACATGAATCGCTTTTAAATCAGGAATCCGCATCAAATAATTAAATAAGACTATAAACACGATGGGAGCTCCAATAAGGATAAGAATCGGAGGAATATCTGACTTTCCAAGAAACAGAAACAAGATAATCACAACAGCTAATGTTACGTAGAGCGACGTCATGAATGTTTTCTGGATAAATACCTCTGGCTCATCAGGCATGGATGCTTGCTGGAGCTTTATCTTTAATCCACTATAACGTTCGCTTAACCCTTTGAAAAAGACTTTTATCCCTATGGCAATCACCCAAACTTCCTATTCGGGATGACGTAATTCTTCATCAGGGCATCCTTGTTGGTGTAATACTCTGCCATGATGCGTCCAACACTATCAACCGTGTCAATGTTGTTAGCAACAAGGTAGGAAAGGACCATTTCTTTCTCCTTGAGGATAACGCTGATTTCTTTCGGGCTAAAGCCGGTGTACATCTGTAACGTGTTTAATAATGATCGTGAGGGATTAACCCTTTTCAGGGTATCTTCTCTGGTGTCAAATTGCATGAGCACATTTGTTTCTCCAGTAGGCAGGATCTCGGCAATTTGGAATGTTCGCCTGAATCCTAATCGACGATTTCTAAATTGGGTTACAATTAAGCTGATGGCTGGCATAAGCACTTTAGGTATATCAATGGGAGGGCTGGTTAGCCTTGTTATGGCTTCTTCAGCATTATTCGCGTGGAAGGTAGCATAGACACTATGACCCGTATGAATTGCTTCAAACAAGACCTCTGCTTCTTTTTTTCTTCTTACTTCTCCGACTAAGATACGGTCTGGTCTCTGTCTCAGCGAGTTAACGAGTAGATC
The sequence above is a segment of the Candidatus Woesearchaeota archaeon genome. Coding sequences within it:
- the glnA gene encoding type I glutamate--ammonia ligase, producing MEETTKKNQDILERVKKDNVRFIQLQFTDMFGIVKSVAITVEHLPDSLTYGTWFDGSSIEGFTRIHESDMYLKPDPETYALMPWISTPSGNTARFICDVYLPDGKPFEGDPRFILKKAMAEAKALGFVYNVGPELEFFLFKRDNGLKTLPHDTGGYFDLNTDQAHVIRAEMVNALESFGIQVEAAHHEVALGQHEIDFRYNNALKTADNAITLRFVLKAIAQKYDLHATFMPKPIRGINGSGMHVHQSFFDVTEKENLFYDPKDKYKLSKIAYQFIAGQLAHARGMSAIISPTVNSYKRLVPGYEAPVYICWARINRSALIRIPQYFTGKHLATRCELRCPDPSCNPYLAFAVMLKAGLDGIQRSLPVSEPLEENIYHLDNVARIQKNVETLPESLGEALKIFQTDSVIKDALGKHTTEQYIEGKQAEWDDYRLHVSQWELDRYLDVY
- a CDS encoding type II secretion system F family protein, with product MIAIGIKVFFKGLSERYSGLKIKLQQASMPDEPEVFIQKTFMTSLYVTLAVVIILFLFLGKSDIPPILILIGAPIVFIVLFNYLMRIPDLKAIHVDKEIRKEIVFAGRFLIIELESGVPLYNALVNASQHYKAIGQSFKRIVDKVDLGTSLEEAINEETEITPSANLRKILWQILNSLKTGSDISKSLNSVIDQVVQEQRIEVSAYGRKLNPLAMFYLMFAIIMPSLGATIFLILSTFIGLQISLPVFLMFAGFVGFVQFIFVSVVKAQRPAVQF
- the smc gene encoding chromosome segregation protein SMC, giving the protein MTKILKIEAKGFKSFANKTELLFGDSYNCILGPNGSGKSNVLDALCFVLGKGSAKGLRVEKAANLIYNGGKKKQPAKEGEVAIYFDNEKKEFPLTDTVIKISRLIKQSGQSKYLINNQVRTRQQILDLLASAKINPDGYNIILQGDIVRFCEMSPEERRKIIEEIAGISIYEEKKEKALRELEKVDGKLTEADIVLAERKTYLQELKKDRDQALKYKDLKNKIDSNRATLLYHEMSKRQKKLTAIEEELRGYATRMSELQKEISNNKAAIQEKKDAIEAINKEVEEKGEKEQVVIHKQVEQLKIDIATGKNRVDSCQNEINRINQRKQQLQQNLNELEQKTTTLRNEQKDIEERIKKKTTELDAITKALEEFKKKNKINDAGTLEQDIEALDKEAEERQGVIHKLREEQQEYVREKDRLEFQVQSVDERIAKVVEVQKQHTAQLDELKVKKERFKACTLELNKCLNEDSLLASQTGSARQKLLQVKEELAKLQARNATIMENIAGGTAIQRILALRKSQEGIYGTVSELGNVQSKYAQALEVAAGPKIKSIVVETDKIAADCIKFLRTNRLGVVTFLPLNKVTAPHETDASSLTKTQGVHGLAVSLVSYQPKFKKIFSYVFGSTLVVDTIDVARRIGVGKARMVTLDGDLLELSGAMQGGYRDKKRLMGFQESEITADITKYERDEAELTERMHTYEQRRTHIQNEISRLREEKATHEGEIIKMEKSLHLESGDLDVSKKLKEEFLAKVGALDKNIDAVQRKISDENKHLAQLKIKKQQLRTQVSEMRSPALLAQLNTYEQKKQELREGIQELHGELKNIDTQTKTILGPEQENILKILKQHKKEEEGFLVEMEQTKSLILKQEKDLKDKEKSEQEFYAQFKQLFTKRNKVSEALRSLENELTGREEQIRSVELKNNMVSLESARLKAELAGYHEEQKQYKDAVVQPEKPLDELKREISEFEKMVADIGNVNLRALEVYDAIEREYQGLLEKKDILLKEKVDVVNMMKEIEDKKKSLFMKTYEVIVGNFKNIFSALTWKGEAFLHLENEEDPFVAGVRFQVRISGKKFLDIRSLSGGEKTLTALAFIFAIQEHEPASFYVLDEVDAALDKHNSEKFAKLIRKYANGAQYIIISHNDAVISEADNLYGISMNEHGMSKVVSLKI
- a CDS encoding type II secretion system F family protein, with amino-acid sequence MNPLDHFKKFHKPVPKENLQEEKPKKEKKTKSQIKRMLRSYLEKAGLTIEEGALNKRVILASIILGALAILLVLFKADATQYYSAGLIVFFFIIGWVALAVFFVFLIYTFLYIYVDLLMYQRRLQIEEVFPDFLQLTSANIRAGMTIDKALWYAVRPRFGILAKEIEIVAKETLTGVDLKVALTQFADKYDSDIIKQSVHILIEGIEAGGEVGDLLNKIASNIQESRIMKQEMSANVTTYIIFISFAAVVAAPILFGLASQILGVIHNVMGSVIVPETTSVSSLPINFSEPILTQDDFAIFVYASLFLTSLFSGMMVSVIKYGNVKEGWKYIPIFIICSIIIFFLANKLLGSFFGKII
- a CDS encoding Lrp/AsnC family transcriptional regulator; its protein translation is MDIDDIDKAIIQVLQQHARLSYRQIAQRIHVSVATVMKRIQRLEQESVIKRYSALIDYDKLDYDIHVIIELRVSKGKLFQVEKQIATNPNVYAVYDHTGQFDATILARFKNRRNMDNFLKKIQTYDFVERTETLLVLNTIKEEGIQL
- a CDS encoding YggS family pyridoxal phosphate-dependent enzyme translates to MGLKENITSLNERISGACQKVGRESSTVTLLAATKTISATTVNEALALGIHHIGENTVQEAHDKFPHLEQGQHHIPVVKHMIGHLQTNKVKLAVQLFDVIQSVDSLKLAKEINKRAQNAGKLMPVFIEVNVAGEENKGGIPRDDVPGFYDHLLRLQNLRVDGLMTLAPYVPQEETRPYFMEMSKLATILKIPHLSMGMTSDFEIAIEEGSTMVRIGEGIFGKRKKDTNTT